One region of Pseudomonas sp. B21-040 genomic DNA includes:
- the trmL gene encoding tRNA (uridine(34)/cytosine(34)/5-carboxymethylaminomethyluridine(34)-2'-O)-methyltransferase TrmL, whose product MFHVILFQPEIPPNTGNVIRLCANSGCHLHLIEPLGFEMDDKRLRRAGLDYHEYATLQRHADLASCLESLGHPRLFAFTTKGSRPFHDASFAEGDAFLFGPESRGLPADVLDALPAEQRLRLPMREGCRSLNLSNTVAVAVYEAWRQNGFK is encoded by the coding sequence ATGTTTCACGTCATCCTTTTTCAACCAGAAATTCCGCCGAATACCGGCAACGTTATCAGGCTGTGCGCCAACAGTGGCTGCCACCTGCATTTGATCGAACCGCTAGGCTTCGAGATGGACGACAAGCGCCTGCGCCGGGCCGGTCTCGATTACCACGAGTATGCCACCCTGCAACGTCACGCAGACCTCGCCAGTTGCCTGGAGAGCCTCGGTCATCCTCGGCTGTTCGCCTTCACCACCAAGGGCTCGCGGCCCTTCCACGATGCCAGCTTCGCCGAGGGCGACGCCTTTCTGTTCGGCCCGGAAAGCCGCGGCTTGCCGGCCGACGTGCTCGACGCCTTGCCTGCGGAACAGCGCCTGCGCTTACCGATGCGTGAAGGCTGTCGCAGCCTGAACCTGTCGAACACCGTGGCGGTCGCCGTGTACGAAGCGTGGCGCCAGAACGGCTTCAAGTAA
- the ntrC gene encoding nitrogen regulation protein NR(I) → MSRSETVWIVDDDRSIRWVLEKALQQEGMTTQSFDSADGVMSRLARQQPDVIISDIRMPGASGLDLLARIREQHPRLPVIIMTAHSDLDSAVASYQGGAFEYLPKPFDVDEAVSLVKRANQHAQEQQGLEVAPTLTRTPEIIGEAPAMQEVFRAIGRLSHSNITVLINGESGTGKELVAHALHRHSPRAASPFIALNMAAIPKDLMESELFGHEKGAFTGAANLRRGRFEQADGGTLFLDEIGDMPADTQTRLLRVLADGEFYRVGGHVPVKVDVRIIAATHQNLETLVHAGKFREDLFHRLNVIRIHIPRLSDRREDIPTLAKHFLSRAAQELAVEPKLLKSETEEYLKNLPWGGNVRQLENTCRWITVMASGREVHISDLPPELLSLPQDSAPVTNWEQALRQWADQALARGQSSLLDSAVPAFERIMIETALKHTAGRRRDAAVLLGWGRNTLTRKIKELGMKVDGGDDDEGDEG, encoded by the coding sequence ATGAGCCGTAGTGAAACCGTGTGGATCGTCGATGACGACCGTTCTATCCGTTGGGTCCTGGAAAAAGCCTTGCAACAGGAAGGCATGACTACGCAAAGCTTTGACAGTGCCGATGGCGTGATGAGTCGCCTGGCGCGCCAGCAGCCGGATGTGATCATCTCTGACATCCGCATGCCGGGTGCCAGTGGCCTGGACCTGCTGGCACGGATCCGCGAGCAACATCCACGGCTGCCGGTGATCATCATGACGGCTCACTCTGATCTGGACAGCGCTGTCGCGTCCTATCAGGGTGGCGCTTTTGAGTACCTGCCCAAGCCATTCGATGTCGATGAAGCCGTCTCCCTGGTCAAGCGCGCCAATCAGCACGCCCAGGAACAGCAAGGCCTGGAAGTCGCGCCAACCCTGACGCGTACCCCGGAAATCATCGGTGAAGCGCCGGCCATGCAGGAAGTGTTTCGCGCCATCGGGCGCTTGAGCCACTCCAACATCACCGTGTTGATCAATGGCGAATCCGGTACCGGTAAAGAACTGGTAGCCCACGCGCTGCACCGCCACAGCCCACGGGCCGCCTCGCCGTTTATCGCGCTGAACATGGCGGCCATTCCAAAAGACTTGATGGAATCAGAGCTGTTCGGCCACGAGAAAGGCGCGTTCACCGGCGCGGCCAACTTGCGTCGCGGCCGTTTCGAGCAGGCTGACGGCGGCACGCTGTTCCTTGATGAAATCGGCGACATGCCGGCCGACACCCAGACGCGCTTGCTGCGTGTATTGGCCGACGGCGAGTTCTATCGCGTGGGCGGTCATGTGCCGGTGAAGGTCGATGTGCGAATCATCGCCGCGACTCACCAGAATCTGGAAACCCTGGTGCATGCCGGGAAATTCCGTGAGGACTTGTTCCATCGCCTCAACGTGATCCGCATCCACATTCCGCGCCTGTCGGACCGTCGTGAAGACATCCCGACGCTGGCCAAGCACTTCCTCAGCCGCGCCGCGCAAGAACTGGCGGTCGAGCCGAAGCTGCTGAAAAGCGAAACCGAGGAATACCTGAAAAACCTGCCGTGGGGCGGCAACGTGCGCCAGCTGGAGAACACCTGCCGCTGGATTACGGTGATGGCCTCCGGTCGCGAAGTGCACATCAGCGACCTGCCGCCGGAATTGCTGAGCCTGCCGCAAGATTCGGCGCCGGTGACCAACTGGGAGCAAGCGCTTCGCCAGTGGGCCGATCAGGCGCTGGCGCGTGGTCAGTCAAGCCTGCTCGACAGCGCCGTGCCGGCCTTCGAACGGATCATGATCGAAACCGCGCTCAAACACACCGCCGGTCGCCGCCGCGATGCTGCCGTTTTGCTGGGCTGGGGTCGCAATACCCTGACGCGCAAGATCAAGGAATTGGGAATGAAGGTTGATGGTGGGGATGATGACGAGGGGGATGAGGGCTAA
- the glnL gene encoding nitrogen regulation protein NR(II), whose protein sequence is MTISDALHRLLLDNLTTATILLDAELRLEYMNPAAEMLLAISGQRSHGQFISELFTESTEALNSLRQAVEQAHPFTKREAMLTALTGQTLTVDYAVTPILANGATLLLLEVHPRDRLLRITKEEAQLSKQETSKMLVRGLAHEIKNPLGGIRGAAQLLARELPEESLRDYTNVIIEEADRLRNLVDRMLGSNKLPSLAMCNVHEVLERVCHLVEAESQGCITLVRDYDPSIPDVLIDREQMIQAVLNIVRNAMQAISSQNELRLGRISLRTRAMRQFTIGHVRHRLVTKIEIIDNGPGIPVELQETIFFPMVSGRPDGTGLGLAITQNIISQHQGLIECDSHPGHTTFSIFLPLEQGATST, encoded by the coding sequence ATGACCATTAGCGACGCACTACACCGTTTGCTACTCGACAACCTCACCACTGCCACCATCCTGCTCGACGCCGAACTGCGCCTTGAGTACATGAACCCGGCGGCGGAGATGCTGCTGGCCATCAGCGGCCAGCGTAGCCATGGGCAGTTCATCAGCGAGTTGTTCACCGAATCCACCGAAGCGTTGAATTCCCTGCGCCAGGCCGTCGAGCAGGCGCACCCCTTTACCAAGCGCGAAGCGATGCTCACCGCCCTCACCGGCCAGACATTGACCGTCGACTACGCCGTAACGCCGATCCTGGCCAACGGCGCCACCCTGCTGTTGCTGGAAGTCCACCCGCGTGATCGCTTGTTGCGCATCACCAAGGAAGAGGCGCAGTTGTCGAAGCAGGAAACCAGCAAGATGCTGGTGCGCGGCCTCGCTCACGAGATCAAGAACCCGCTGGGCGGGATTCGCGGCGCGGCGCAATTGCTCGCCCGCGAACTGCCGGAAGAAAGCCTGCGCGACTACACCAACGTCATCATTGAAGAAGCCGATCGCCTGCGAAACCTCGTCGACCGCATGCTCGGCTCGAACAAGCTGCCCTCGCTGGCCATGTGCAACGTCCACGAAGTGCTGGAACGCGTGTGTCATCTGGTGGAAGCGGAAAGCCAGGGTTGCATCACCTTGGTGCGCGACTACGACCCGAGCATTCCCGACGTGTTGATCGACCGCGAACAAATGATTCAGGCCGTCCTGAACATCGTGCGCAACGCGATGCAGGCCATCAGCAGCCAGAACGAACTGCGCCTGGGTCGCATCAGCCTGCGCACCCGCGCCATGCGCCAGTTCACCATCGGCCACGTGCGCCATCGCCTGGTGACCAAGATCGAGATCATCGACAACGGTCCGGGCATTCCTGTGGAACTTCAGGAAACCATTTTCTTTCCCATGGTCAGCGGTCGTCCGGACGGTACCGGGCTGGGGCTGGCCATTACCCAGAACATCATCAGCCAGCACCAGGGCTTGATCGAATGTGACAGCCACCCAGGCCACACCACTTTCTCGATCTTTCTGCCACTGGAACAAGGAGCCACATCGACATGA
- a CDS encoding DUF4124 domain-containing protein: MSRWLLAAWLIALPVSAEVFTYIDAQGNRTFTDQPTHGNAKRVPLATSNRMAAHPTAAQPLLAANPPEEQPLFHYDMLRILVPEPDATIRSSAGEIIVSVTNEPGLQPGHRYRLLLDGQPTAEPGFSPVFPLSNIDRGTHNLSVEILDEQGRTVERTANQPFHMQRTSLAQKRQVKPCTLTDYGQRPECPLKDKPAEEKNPFLRLF, from the coding sequence ATGAGTCGGTGGCTGCTGGCGGCCTGGCTGATCGCCCTTCCTGTGTCGGCCGAGGTGTTCACTTACATCGACGCCCAAGGCAACCGCACCTTCACCGACCAGCCGACGCACGGCAACGCCAAACGTGTGCCGCTGGCAACCAGCAACCGCATGGCCGCCCACCCTACCGCTGCACAGCCGTTGTTGGCGGCGAACCCGCCCGAAGAACAGCCGCTTTTTCACTACGACATGCTGCGCATACTGGTGCCCGAACCGGACGCGACGATCCGTAGCAGTGCCGGCGAAATCATTGTCAGCGTCACCAACGAACCCGGCCTGCAACCGGGTCATCGCTACCGGCTGCTGCTTGATGGCCAACCCACTGCCGAACCCGGCTTCAGCCCGGTATTCCCACTGAGCAATATCGATCGCGGCACGCACAACCTGTCCGTGGAAATCCTCGATGAGCAAGGCCGTACTGTCGAACGCACGGCTAACCAGCCATTTCACATGCAGCGAACCTCCCTCGCGCAAAAACGCCAGGTCAAACCCTGCACCCTCACCGACTACGGTCAACGACCGGAATGCCCGCTCAAAGACAAACCGGCAGAAGAAAAAAATCCGTTCTTGCGTTTGTTCTAA
- a CDS encoding DUF4124 domain-containing protein: MRPFFMLLLLSFVSPVMAQIYKYTDVDGNTAYSNQPPDGVKAQPVELPPLNSVERQTPPATSNVTRDEQPRSAYEVLQLTGLPTDEALRANNGTFTVTVLIKPRLQAPHVLRLLLDGQPYGQPSNVPILQLVNIDRGEHRLAVQVLNGETVLQQSPTVTLTVQRVHKS, encoded by the coding sequence ATGCGGCCATTTTTTATGCTTCTGCTGCTGTCTTTCGTTTCTCCCGTGATGGCCCAGATCTACAAATACACCGACGTCGACGGCAACACCGCTTACAGCAATCAGCCGCCCGATGGCGTCAAGGCGCAGCCGGTTGAGTTGCCACCGCTCAATAGTGTGGAACGCCAAACGCCTCCCGCAACGTCGAACGTCACCCGCGACGAACAGCCTCGCAGCGCCTACGAGGTGCTGCAGTTGACCGGCCTGCCCACCGACGAGGCCTTGCGCGCCAACAACGGCACGTTCACCGTCACCGTGTTGATCAAGCCTCGCTTGCAGGCGCCGCATGTGTTGAGGCTGCTGCTGGACGGTCAACCCTACGGCCAACCCAGCAACGTGCCGATCCTGCAGCTGGTGAACATCGACCGTGGCGAACACCGCCTGGCGGTGCAGGTACTCAATGGAGAGACCGTGCTTCAGCAAAGTCCGACCGTGACGCTCACCGTACAAAGGGTGCATAAGTCATGA
- a CDS encoding cupin domain-containing protein, producing the protein MKTFPLKTLLAAFTALTLLGCTTKPQSTEIEREILLKSSQSWDNSPYMRYPDAAPELTVLKLKIPANTRLPWHIHAIPNAGYILSGELIIESKDSGQTRRVKQGEAVAEMVNITHRGVTGDEPVELIVFYAGSEGIPLSE; encoded by the coding sequence ATGAAAACTTTCCCACTCAAGACGCTACTGGCCGCCTTCACCGCCCTCACCCTTCTAGGCTGCACCACAAAACCTCAATCGACAGAAATCGAACGAGAAATCCTGCTCAAAAGCAGCCAGTCGTGGGACAACTCGCCTTACATGCGTTACCCGGATGCCGCACCCGAACTGACCGTGCTCAAACTCAAGATACCGGCCAACACCCGACTGCCCTGGCACATCCACGCGATTCCCAATGCGGGTTATATCCTCTCCGGCGAGCTGATTATCGAGAGCAAGGACAGCGGCCAGACCAGACGCGTCAAACAAGGCGAAGCCGTCGCAGAAATGGTCAATATCACCCATCGAGGGGTCACCGGTGATGAACCGGTAGAACTTATTGTGTTCTATGCTGGCAGCGAAGGTATTCCATTGTCGGAGTAA